The Dokdonella koreensis DS-123 genome has a segment encoding these proteins:
- a CDS encoding ABC transporter ATP-binding protein — protein sequence MIHLENVEKSFPLAGGRTWVLRNIRLDIAPGEFVSVMGPSGAGKSSLLNVLGLMDHDWQGGYALDGVAVDALNPKQRQALQREKIGFIFQHYHLIDDLKVWENLDLPLQYRDIPAKERAAQVADLLDRFQIVGKKDLYPSQLSGGQQQLVAVARAVITKPKLLLADEPTGALHSSQARMIMDLLHELHRQGNTIVQVTHNEDYAKEAQRIVRLRDGWIESETAGDGKRAA from the coding sequence ATGATCCATCTCGAGAACGTCGAAAAATCCTTCCCGCTGGCCGGTGGCCGCACCTGGGTGCTGCGCAACATCCGCCTGGACATCGCGCCGGGCGAGTTCGTCAGCGTGATGGGGCCGTCCGGCGCCGGCAAGAGCTCGCTGCTCAACGTGCTGGGCCTGATGGACCACGACTGGCAGGGCGGCTACGCGCTCGACGGCGTCGCCGTCGACGCGCTCAATCCCAAGCAGCGCCAGGCGCTGCAGCGCGAGAAGATCGGCTTCATCTTCCAGCACTACCACCTGATCGACGACCTGAAGGTCTGGGAGAACCTGGACCTGCCGCTGCAGTACCGCGACATCCCGGCCAAGGAGCGCGCCGCGCAGGTGGCCGACCTGCTCGACCGCTTCCAGATCGTCGGCAAGAAGGACCTCTACCCCAGCCAGCTCTCCGGCGGCCAGCAGCAGCTGGTGGCGGTGGCGCGCGCGGTCATCACCAAGCCCAAGTTGCTGCTCGCCGACGAGCCGACCGGCGCGCTGCATTCGAGCCAGGCCCGCATGATCATGGACCTGCTGCACGAGCTGCACCGCCAGGGCAACACGATCGTCCAGGTCACCCACAACGAGGACTACGCGAAGGAAGCCCAGCGCATCGTCCGGTTGCGCGACGGCTGGATCGAGAGCGAGACCGCCGGCGACGGGAAGCGCGCCGCATGA
- a CDS encoding sigma-54-dependent transcriptional regulator: protein MSRERPPILIADDQADVLESLRLLLKGEGIPTVRAGSPGEVLEQLGKEAPALVLMDLNYTRDTTSGQEGLELIAAIRKLDAAIPVVAMTAWGSIDLVVQAMRAGANDFIEKPWDNQRLLTVLRNQLALAQSRGETARLKRENEILRGDEDGGFIAESLPMRHLLDQLDRVAPTDANVLILGENGTGKGVIARRLHARSRRAARPLVKVNMGGIPESVFEAEMFGHVRGAFTDAKSDRIGRFELADGGTLFLDEIANIPPAQQPKLLRVLEDGELERVGSSRTLKVDVRLISATNADLADDVARGVFRKDLLFRLNTVELRLPPLRERGEDVPLLAQAFLDRFVRRYNRDGLRFAPSALSALSDYAWPGNVRELSHAIERAVLMSAGSVIDTDALGLQAGQHSGASLAAALPPAGNGGAAPAGTIEQAEEQMVRDALQSTGGNIQRAAALLGLSRPALYRRMEKYGIQ from the coding sequence GTGTCCCGTGAACGACCGCCCATCCTCATCGCCGACGACCAGGCCGACGTGCTCGAGTCGCTGCGCCTGCTGCTCAAGGGCGAAGGCATCCCGACCGTGCGCGCCGGCAGCCCCGGCGAGGTGCTCGAGCAGCTCGGCAAGGAAGCGCCGGCGCTGGTGCTGATGGACCTCAACTACACGCGCGATACCACGTCCGGCCAGGAGGGCCTGGAGCTGATCGCGGCGATCCGCAAGCTCGATGCGGCGATCCCGGTCGTCGCGATGACCGCCTGGGGCAGCATCGACCTGGTCGTGCAGGCGATGCGCGCCGGCGCCAACGACTTCATCGAGAAGCCGTGGGACAACCAGCGCCTGCTGACCGTGCTGCGCAACCAGCTGGCGCTGGCGCAGTCGCGCGGCGAGACCGCGCGCCTCAAGCGCGAGAACGAGATCCTGCGCGGCGACGAGGACGGCGGCTTCATCGCCGAGTCGTTGCCGATGCGCCACCTGCTGGACCAGCTCGACCGGGTCGCGCCGACCGACGCCAACGTGCTGATCCTCGGCGAGAACGGCACCGGCAAGGGGGTGATCGCGCGGCGCCTGCATGCGCGCTCGCGGCGCGCGGCGAGGCCGCTGGTGAAGGTCAACATGGGCGGCATTCCCGAGTCGGTGTTCGAGGCGGAGATGTTCGGCCACGTGCGCGGCGCGTTCACCGACGCCAAGAGCGACCGCATCGGCCGCTTCGAGCTGGCCGACGGCGGCACCCTGTTCCTCGACGAGATCGCCAACATCCCGCCGGCGCAGCAGCCCAAGCTGCTGCGCGTGCTGGAGGACGGCGAGCTGGAGCGGGTCGGTTCCTCGCGCACGCTGAAAGTCGACGTACGGCTGATCTCGGCCACCAATGCCGACCTGGCCGACGACGTCGCCCGTGGCGTGTTCCGCAAGGACCTGCTGTTCCGGCTCAACACCGTGGAACTGCGCCTGCCGCCGCTGCGCGAGCGCGGCGAGGACGTGCCGCTGCTGGCGCAGGCGTTCCTCGACCGTTTCGTGCGCCGCTACAACCGCGACGGCCTGCGGTTCGCGCCCTCGGCGCTGTCGGCGCTGTCGGACTATGCCTGGCCGGGCAACGTGCGCGAGCTGTCGCATGCGATCGAGCGCGCGGTGCTGATGAGCGCCGGCAGCGTCATCGACACCGATGCACTGGGCCTGCAGGCCGGCCAGCACTCCGGCGCCAGCCTGGCCGCGGCGTTACCGCCGGCGGGCAACGGCGGCGCCGCGCCGGCCGGCACGATCGAGCAGGCCGAGGAACAGATGGTGCGCGACGCCCTGCAGTCCACCGGCGGCAACATCCAGCGCGCCGCCGCGCTGCTGGGCCTCAGCCGGCCGGCGTTGTACCGGCGCATGGAAAAGTACGGGATCCAATGA
- a CDS encoding DUF2238 domain-containing protein has translation MAERGPAHAPSAHYRLSLLALFAAVFVVLGIAPLSREDWLLENALVVVALAWLIADARRGRPLSNLAYTLLFAFGLFHEIGAHYTYSQVPYEAWFGALSGGRSLDALFGFQRNPYDRLVHFLYGLLVTPVAAEVLVGRVPLRGGWRFVLPLTFMMSHAVAYELIEWAAASAFGGALGEAYLGTQGDVWDAQKDMALATLGSLLALPVWLWRRRGGAQAAPVPAR, from the coding sequence ATGGCGGAACGCGGTCCTGCGCACGCGCCGAGCGCGCACTATCGGCTGAGCCTGCTCGCGCTGTTCGCGGCGGTGTTCGTCGTGCTCGGCATCGCGCCGCTTTCGCGCGAGGACTGGCTGCTCGAGAACGCCCTGGTCGTCGTCGCGCTCGCCTGGCTGATCGCGGACGCACGGCGCGGGCGGCCGCTGTCGAACCTGGCCTACACGCTGTTGTTCGCGTTCGGCCTGTTCCACGAGATCGGCGCGCACTACACCTATTCGCAGGTGCCGTACGAGGCATGGTTCGGCGCGTTGAGCGGCGGGCGCTCGCTCGATGCGCTGTTCGGCTTCCAGCGCAACCCGTACGACCGGCTGGTGCATTTCCTCTATGGCCTGCTGGTCACGCCGGTCGCGGCCGAGGTCCTCGTCGGTCGCGTGCCGCTGCGCGGCGGCTGGCGCTTCGTGCTGCCGCTGACCTTCATGATGTCGCACGCGGTGGCCTACGAGCTGATCGAATGGGCTGCCGCGAGCGCGTTCGGCGGTGCGCTCGGCGAGGCCTACCTCGGCACCCAGGGCGACGTCTGGGATGCACAGAAGGACATGGCGCTGGCGACGCTCGGCTCGCTGCTGGCCTTGCCGGTATGGCTGTGGCGCCGTCGCGGCGGGGCGCAGGCGGCACCCGTGCCGGCGCGATAG
- a CDS encoding MFS transporter, which yields MSSVPAAPVPAFRLSSFYFAYYAALGAFNPYWGLFLKARGMDVATISVLMSLWYATRTVAPSAWGVLAARAQRPVRWLRIGCALTLASFAVFVVRLDFAALFATMVVFCFAYNAVMPQFEALTLSHLAGRPERYGRIRVWGSIGFIAVVGALGLVFDHVAIDWLPWLMLPLFAGLLAAAFANDYGPALVGRPAGDGEDGFWVRLRRPQVVAFFVVALLVQLSFGPYNTFYSIYLDAHGYRASSLGLFWMIGVLLEIAVFFLSARFFARWSAAAMLMAAVLASGVRWTLTALWPESIALMAFAQALHALSFAGFFAASMQFLAVFFPGAMNGHGQGVFYGFSSGVGGVLGALLSGQVWRLAGGETAFLLAGGVAFAAAAIAAVWLRPGRAGA from the coding sequence ATGTCGTCCGTTCCCGCTGCGCCGGTTCCGGCGTTTCGCCTGTCCAGCTTCTATTTCGCCTACTACGCCGCACTCGGGGCGTTCAATCCGTACTGGGGCCTGTTCCTGAAGGCGCGCGGCATGGACGTGGCCACCATCAGCGTGCTGATGAGCCTGTGGTACGCCACGCGCACGGTCGCGCCGAGCGCCTGGGGCGTGCTGGCGGCGCGCGCGCAACGGCCGGTGCGCTGGTTGCGCATCGGCTGTGCGCTGACGCTGGCCAGCTTCGCGGTGTTCGTGGTGCGGCTGGACTTCGCGGCGCTGTTCGCGACGATGGTGGTGTTCTGCTTCGCCTACAACGCGGTGATGCCGCAGTTCGAGGCGTTGACGCTCTCGCACCTGGCCGGCCGTCCCGAACGCTACGGCCGCATCCGCGTCTGGGGCTCGATCGGCTTCATCGCCGTGGTCGGCGCGCTCGGCCTGGTGTTCGACCATGTCGCGATCGACTGGCTGCCGTGGCTGATGCTGCCGCTGTTCGCCGGGCTGCTGGCGGCGGCGTTCGCCAACGACTACGGCCCGGCGCTGGTCGGGCGGCCGGCCGGCGACGGCGAGGACGGTTTCTGGGTGCGCCTGCGGCGGCCGCAGGTGGTGGCGTTCTTCGTGGTGGCGCTGCTGGTGCAGCTGTCGTTCGGGCCGTACAACACGTTCTATTCGATCTACCTGGACGCCCACGGCTACCGCGCGTCCTCGCTCGGCCTCTTCTGGATGATCGGCGTGCTGCTGGAGATCGCCGTGTTCTTCCTCTCGGCGCGGTTCTTCGCGCGCTGGTCGGCGGCGGCGATGCTGATGGCCGCCGTGCTCGCCTCCGGCGTGCGCTGGACGCTGACCGCGCTGTGGCCCGAGAGCATCGCCCTGATGGCGTTCGCGCAGGCGCTGCACGCGCTCAGCTTCGCCGGCTTCTTCGCCGCCAGCATGCAGTTCCTGGCGGTGTTCTTCCCCGGCGCCATGAACGGTCACGGGCAGGGCGTGTTCTACGGCTTTTCCTCCGGTGTCGGCGGCGTGCTCGGCGCGCTGCTGTCCGGCCAGGTCTGGCGCCTCGCCGGCGGCGAGACCGCCTTCCTGCTGGCCGGTGGCGTCGCCTTCGCGGCCGCGGCCATCGCCGCGGTCTGGTTGCGGCCGGGCCGGGCCGGCGCCTGA
- a CDS encoding ADOP family duplicated permease: protein MNLTILLTELRRSVRASTRRPGFVGLATLTLALGIGACAAVFALVEAIVLRPPPYPQPDRLVVLSQNYGAGNWSALSPQQYRLLGDLPGVVSVGSHFVPKDVNVAGGGEPQLVTAWPADAGLLPTLGVNLVHGRNFTAEEDRPGGAAAVVLGHAFWQRQFNGDPAVVGRTLTIDGVATPIVGVLPAAFRLQGTPDLLLPLALPATTRDNGTNLSVIARLAEGNTVAAADGALDVRLQAHAKELGFGENQRPNFAATALAANMGAAAWPILSLFFACALCVLLLVTVNLSNLMLMRAVARSHDSAVRAALGASGRQIGLPALAEGLLVGALGATAGLALAAGALRLGRAWLPPEWLPTDAALFGPSVWLFAFAAGLGVAALSAAFGAWRARGAAAVHELVAGARTGPSRGSNRLGRSLVVAQAALATVLLASAALLSHSLLKLNRVDLGFDAAGVLVFRLNPSPGLYPDAAAVEDFSRRLLDRLRAEPGVRQAALTTNLPIASQLNLPVRIGEDTEVSSMQFRAVSPAAFATFDVPLLAGRDFDDGDRAGSEPVAIVSAAFARQYFGGDALGKSLRLELGPNMPSLRIVGVTGDVRQFGPQEDVPPIVHVPLAQLSDDVLGMLRQFIPLNAAIRVDGDPAAFAERSRAALREVAPQQGLAALRLLERDVADATAGQRMNAVLIGLFAGVALLLAGVGLYSVTAVAVATRRREYGVRAALGAAPLRLMRGVVDGGLRDVGLGLVIGLAAAVGASRLLERFLFDTGPADPLALGATVAALFVAGLLATVLPALRAARQSPMQALRSE, encoded by the coding sequence ATGAACCTGACGATCCTCCTGACCGAGCTGCGCCGCAGCGTCCGCGCCAGCACCCGCCGGCCGGGCTTCGTCGGCCTGGCGACACTGACGCTGGCGCTGGGCATCGGCGCCTGCGCGGCGGTGTTCGCATTGGTCGAGGCGATCGTGCTGAGGCCGCCGCCGTATCCGCAGCCCGACCGGCTCGTCGTGCTGAGCCAGAACTACGGTGCCGGCAACTGGTCGGCGCTGTCGCCACAGCAGTACCGCCTGCTGGGCGACCTGCCCGGCGTCGTCAGCGTCGGCAGCCATTTCGTTCCCAAGGACGTCAACGTGGCCGGCGGCGGCGAGCCGCAGCTGGTCACCGCCTGGCCAGCCGACGCCGGCCTGCTGCCGACGCTGGGCGTGAACCTCGTCCATGGCCGCAATTTCACCGCCGAGGAAGACCGCCCGGGCGGTGCCGCGGCGGTGGTGCTGGGCCATGCGTTCTGGCAGCGGCAGTTCAACGGCGACCCGGCCGTGGTCGGGCGCACGCTGACGATCGACGGCGTCGCCACGCCGATCGTCGGCGTGCTGCCGGCGGCGTTCCGCCTGCAAGGCACGCCCGACCTGCTGCTGCCGCTGGCGCTGCCGGCGACCACGCGCGACAACGGCACCAACCTGAGCGTCATCGCGCGCCTGGCCGAAGGCAATACGGTGGCCGCGGCCGACGGCGCGCTCGACGTCCGCCTCCAAGCCCATGCCAAGGAACTGGGCTTCGGCGAGAACCAGCGTCCCAACTTCGCGGCGACCGCGCTGGCCGCCAACATGGGTGCGGCGGCGTGGCCGATCCTGTCGTTGTTCTTCGCCTGCGCGCTGTGCGTGCTGCTGCTGGTGACGGTCAACCTGTCCAACCTGATGCTGATGCGCGCGGTCGCCCGCAGCCACGACAGCGCGGTGCGGGCCGCGCTCGGCGCGTCCGGCCGCCAGATCGGCCTGCCGGCGCTGGCCGAGGGCCTGCTGGTCGGCGCGCTCGGCGCGACGGCGGGCCTGGCACTGGCTGCCGGCGCGCTGCGGCTGGGCCGCGCCTGGCTGCCGCCGGAATGGCTGCCCACGGATGCGGCGCTGTTCGGACCCAGCGTCTGGCTCTTCGCGTTCGCCGCGGGCCTGGGCGTCGCCGCACTGTCGGCCGCGTTCGGCGCGTGGCGCGCGCGCGGCGCCGCCGCGGTGCACGAGCTGGTCGCCGGCGCGCGCACCGGCCCCAGCCGCGGATCGAACCGCCTCGGCCGCTCGCTGGTCGTCGCACAGGCGGCGCTCGCCACCGTGCTGCTGGCCTCGGCCGCCCTGCTCAGTCACTCGCTGCTCAAGCTCAACCGCGTGGACCTGGGCTTCGACGCGGCCGGCGTGCTGGTGTTCCGCCTCAACCCGTCGCCGGGCCTGTACCCTGACGCAGCGGCGGTGGAGGACTTCTCGCGTCGCCTGCTCGACCGCCTGCGCGCCGAGCCCGGCGTGCGGCAGGCGGCGCTGACCACCAACCTGCCGATCGCCTCGCAGCTCAACCTGCCGGTGCGCATCGGCGAGGACACCGAGGTCTCCTCGATGCAGTTCCGCGCCGTCAGCCCGGCCGCGTTCGCCACCTTCGACGTCCCGCTGCTGGCGGGCCGCGACTTCGATGACGGCGACCGCGCCGGCAGCGAGCCGGTCGCGATCGTCAGCGCCGCCTTCGCGCGGCAGTACTTCGGTGGCGATGCGCTCGGCAAGTCGCTGCGGCTGGAGCTGGGACCGAACATGCCGAGCCTGCGCATCGTCGGCGTGACCGGTGACGTGCGCCAGTTCGGGCCGCAGGAGGACGTACCGCCGATCGTCCACGTGCCGCTGGCGCAGCTGTCCGACGACGTGCTGGGCATGCTGCGCCAGTTCATCCCGCTCAATGCCGCGATCCGCGTCGACGGCGATCCGGCCGCGTTCGCCGAGCGCAGCCGCGCGGCACTGCGCGAGGTGGCGCCCCAGCAGGGCCTGGCCGCGCTGCGGCTGCTCGAGCGCGACGTCGCCGACGCCACCGCGGGCCAGCGCATGAACGCGGTGCTGATCGGCCTCTTCGCCGGCGTCGCCCTGTTGCTGGCCGGCGTCGGCCTGTACTCGGTCACCGCCGTGGCGGTCGCCACGCGCCGGCGCGAATACGGCGTGCGCGCCGCGCTCGGCGCCGCGCCACTGCGGCTGATGCGCGGCGTGGTCGACGGCGGCCTGCGCGACGTCGGCCTGGGCCTGGTGATCGGCCTGGCGGCGGCCGTCGGCGCCAGCCGGCTGCTGGAGCGCTTCCTGTTCGACACCGGTCCGGCCGACCCGCTGGCCTTGGGTGCCACGGTGGCCGCGCTGTTCGTCGCCGGGCTGCTGGCGACGGTGCTGCCGGCCCTGCGCGCCGCGCGGCAGTCGCCGATGCAGGCCCTGCGCAGCGAGTAG
- a CDS encoding ABC transporter permease, with translation MNPGHLLRAAWKHRAANAVTVATLAVTVAVVLAALALAHNFFVSPWTYDSVRLGVLTHRAAADTRSLYGFSAEEFRTLRDSALFEQLVASRGRPVALEGPDGYPTRMLMVQTQPSARTVTGVAPALGRFLADEDRAGSPTTVISHALWQSHFGGDPAVLGRALRVEDAVYTVVGVMPDRFHFMGGDLWVPHASDLDTDQDAARPYVVNVRFKPGTDLPSLRGALATLSQRLVAAAPASRYLPGWTITGEYVIDAVMGPMRPAVGLLVVASLLMLLVVLANVATLINIRQVVTEPQLAVRLALGATSRRLYADAFATNLLLAAVGVGLGWALGGGVFERIVGMISADWIPRELEGRFVYAGASLRWMPLMVVGCAALMTLSQWPRLRRIDAQAAVRTSARTGAGAGVLRGVRGLAALQVAAATVVGVLAFCVGAGTADIRARALGMRVDGVASTRLTLPQAAYPDPAARRQFAERLREALRAEPGVADAAFVDAAPFQRYRRQTALRADLAGGPQELSVGLSSSLGPVPDVLGLGLLHGRYLDDARDGANAPPVAVVSRALALQVWGTDDVLGRTLSLASDAEAPARRIVGVLDDIRYGGALAEPERLVFIPHAQDPALPAAFVVLASGRDGRVPAADVLARAAAGVDPRVPLFDTVRLADRAQESVAGLNLAEAAFRVFAVLAVVLALMGTVVVLSFLLAVRQREYAVRSALGAAPARLARGVVGEGVGIGLFGALAGLAAAWGVAGLVDASLYGATPWRWLAAAAVGAGLLVAVTLATLSPARRAAASDPMLALRSD, from the coding sequence ATGAACCCGGGTCATCTGCTGCGCGCGGCCTGGAAGCACCGCGCAGCGAACGCGGTCACGGTGGCGACGCTGGCCGTCACCGTCGCCGTGGTGCTGGCGGCGCTCGCGCTGGCGCACAACTTCTTCGTCTCGCCGTGGACCTACGACTCGGTCCGGCTGGGCGTGCTGACCCACCGCGCCGCCGCCGACACGCGCAGCCTCTACGGCTTCAGCGCCGAGGAGTTCCGCACGCTGCGCGACAGCGCGCTGTTCGAGCAGCTGGTGGCCAGCCGCGGCCGGCCGGTGGCGCTCGAAGGCCCGGACGGCTACCCGACGCGCATGCTGATGGTGCAGACCCAGCCGTCGGCGCGCACGGTGACCGGCGTCGCGCCCGCGCTGGGCCGTTTCCTGGCCGACGAGGATCGCGCCGGCTCGCCGACCACGGTGATCTCGCACGCGCTGTGGCAGTCGCATTTCGGTGGCGATCCGGCCGTGCTCGGGCGCGCGCTGCGCGTCGAGGACGCGGTCTACACGGTGGTCGGCGTGATGCCCGACCGGTTCCACTTCATGGGCGGCGATTTGTGGGTGCCGCATGCGAGCGACCTGGACACGGACCAGGACGCGGCACGGCCCTACGTGGTCAACGTGCGTTTCAAGCCCGGCACCGACCTGCCGTCGCTGCGCGGCGCGCTGGCGACGCTCAGCCAGCGCCTGGTGGCCGCCGCGCCGGCCTCGCGCTACCTGCCGGGCTGGACGATCACCGGCGAGTACGTGATCGATGCGGTGATGGGGCCGATGCGCCCGGCGGTCGGCCTGCTGGTGGTCGCCTCGCTGCTGATGCTGCTGGTGGTGCTGGCCAACGTGGCGACCCTGATCAACATCCGCCAGGTGGTGACCGAGCCGCAGCTGGCCGTGCGCCTGGCGCTCGGCGCGACCTCGCGGCGGCTCTACGCCGATGCGTTCGCGACCAACTTGTTGCTGGCCGCCGTCGGCGTCGGCCTCGGCTGGGCGCTCGGCGGCGGCGTGTTCGAGCGCATCGTCGGCATGATCTCGGCCGACTGGATCCCGCGTGAGCTGGAAGGACGGTTCGTCTACGCCGGCGCTTCGCTGCGCTGGATGCCGCTGATGGTGGTCGGCTGCGCGGCGCTGATGACGCTGTCGCAGTGGCCGCGCTTGCGCCGCATCGACGCGCAGGCCGCCGTGCGCACCAGTGCGCGCACCGGCGCCGGCGCGGGTGTTCTGCGCGGCGTGCGCGGCCTGGCCGCACTGCAGGTCGCGGCGGCCACCGTGGTCGGCGTGCTGGCGTTCTGCGTCGGTGCCGGCACCGCGGACATCCGCGCGCGTGCGCTCGGCATGCGCGTGGACGGCGTCGCCTCCACGCGGCTGACGCTGCCGCAGGCGGCCTATCCGGACCCGGCTGCGCGGCGCCAGTTTGCCGAGCGGCTGCGCGAGGCGCTGCGCGCCGAGCCGGGCGTCGCCGACGCCGCCTTCGTCGACGCCGCCCCGTTCCAGCGCTACCGCCGCCAGACCGCGCTGCGCGCGGATCTCGCCGGCGGGCCGCAGGAACTGAGCGTAGGCCTCAGCAGCAGCCTGGGCCCGGTACCCGACGTGCTCGGCCTGGGCCTGCTGCATGGCCGCTACCTGGACGACGCGCGCGACGGTGCGAATGCGCCGCCGGTGGCCGTGGTCAGCCGCGCGCTGGCGCTGCAGGTCTGGGGCACCGACGACGTGCTCGGCCGCACGCTGAGCCTGGCCAGCGATGCCGAGGCGCCGGCGCGCCGCATCGTCGGCGTGCTCGACGACATCCGCTACGGCGGCGCCCTGGCCGAGCCCGAGCGGCTGGTATTCATCCCGCACGCGCAGGATCCGGCGCTGCCGGCGGCGTTCGTCGTGCTGGCCAGCGGCCGCGACGGCCGCGTGCCGGCGGCCGACGTGCTCGCACGGGCGGCGGCCGGCGTCGACCCGCGCGTGCCGCTGTTCGACACGGTGCGGCTGGCCGACCGTGCGCAGGAATCGGTGGCCGGCCTCAACCTGGCCGAGGCGGCGTTCCGCGTCTTCGCGGTGCTCGCGGTCGTCCTGGCACTGATGGGCACCGTAGTGGTGCTTTCGTTCCTGCTGGCGGTGCGCCAGCGCGAGTACGCCGTGCGCAGCGCGCTCGGTGCGGCGCCTGCGCGCCTGGCGCGCGGCGTGGTCGGCGAGGGCGTGGGCATCGGCCTGTTCGGCGCGCTGGCCGGCCTCGCCGCGGCCTGGGGCGTGGCCGGCCTGGTCGACGCCAGCCTGTACGGCGCCACGCCGTGGCGCTGGCTGGCCGCCGCGGCGGTCGGTGCCGGCCTGCTGGTCGCCGTCACGCTGGCCACGCTGTCGCCGGCGCGGCGCGCCGCCGCATCCGATCCGATGCTGGCGCTGCGCAGTGACTGA
- a CDS encoding sensor histidine kinase: protein MTPSPSRWRYETRTLLATLLATVPALAALAVAFGYLLTPVIAVLAWTGVAAVTLALAAEVRRRAIYPLQTLSNLLEALREGDYSLRGARARRGDAVGEVVWEINALADTLRSQRLAVEEKSALLSKVIETLDIAVFAFDGDGFLKLANAAGERLLGAEFSRLDGRPARSLGLAEYIDMPGVGLVERSFPGASGRWEVRHARFRDDGRPHDLIVISDLSRALREEERLAWQRLLRVLGHELNNSLTPIRSMTATLAKILAHDPLPEDWREDAASGLAIVSDRAESLSRFIGRYTSLARLPPPSPRPVAFDELVQRVARLEQRIAVDIAPGPAVQLTIDPDQIEQALINLVQNAVDATLGIGRAVALRWYVEGDQVRVEILDEGPGLPPSRNLFVPFFTTKPGGSGIGLVLARQIVEAHGGTLSLENRSDARGCVARLRLPLEGAAHAS from the coding sequence GTGACCCCGTCGCCGTCCCGCTGGCGCTACGAGACCCGCACGCTGCTGGCGACGCTGCTGGCGACGGTACCGGCCCTGGCCGCCCTGGCCGTCGCCTTCGGCTACCTGCTGACACCGGTGATCGCGGTGCTGGCGTGGACCGGTGTCGCCGCGGTCACGCTGGCGCTGGCGGCCGAGGTGAGACGCCGGGCGATCTACCCGCTGCAGACGCTCTCCAACCTGCTCGAAGCGCTGCGCGAGGGCGACTACAGCCTGCGCGGCGCGCGGGCGCGGCGCGGCGACGCGGTGGGCGAGGTGGTCTGGGAGATCAATGCGCTGGCCGACACGCTGCGCAGCCAGCGGCTGGCCGTCGAGGAGAAGAGCGCGCTGCTCAGCAAGGTCATCGAGACGCTGGACATCGCGGTGTTCGCGTTCGACGGCGACGGTTTCCTCAAGCTCGCCAATGCCGCCGGCGAGCGCCTGCTGGGTGCCGAGTTCAGCCGGCTCGACGGGCGGCCGGCGAGGTCGCTCGGCCTGGCCGAGTACATCGACATGCCGGGCGTGGGCCTGGTCGAGCGCAGCTTCCCGGGGGCGAGCGGCCGCTGGGAGGTGCGCCATGCGCGCTTCCGCGACGATGGCCGCCCGCACGACCTCATCGTCATCAGCGATCTCAGCCGCGCGCTGCGCGAGGAGGAGCGCCTGGCCTGGCAGCGCCTGCTGCGCGTGCTCGGCCACGAACTCAACAACTCGCTGACACCGATCCGTTCGATGACCGCGACGCTGGCGAAGATCCTCGCCCACGATCCGCTGCCGGAGGATTGGCGTGAGGACGCCGCCAGCGGCCTGGCGATCGTCAGCGACCGCGCCGAGTCGCTGTCGCGCTTCATCGGCCGCTACACCTCGCTGGCGCGGCTGCCGCCGCCGAGCCCGCGGCCGGTCGCGTTCGACGAGCTGGTCCAGCGCGTGGCACGGCTGGAACAGCGCATCGCCGTCGACATCGCCCCGGGGCCTGCGGTGCAGCTGACGATCGATCCGGACCAGATCGAGCAGGCGCTGATCAACCTGGTGCAGAACGCGGTCGACGCCACGCTCGGCATCGGTCGCGCGGTCGCGTTGCGCTGGTACGTCGAGGGTGACCAGGTCCGGGTGGAGATCCTCGACGAAGGCCCCGGCCTGCCGCCGAGCCGCAACCTGTTCGTGCCGTTCTTCACGACCAAGCCCGGCGGTTCCGGCATCGGCCTGGTGCTGGCCCGGCAGATCGTCGAGGCGCACGGCGGTACGTTGAGCCTGGAGAACCGCAGTGATGCGCGCGGCTGCGTCGCGCGGCTGCGCCTTCCGCTGGAGGGTGCGGCGCATGCGTCCTGA